Proteins from a single region of Primulina tabacum isolate GXHZ01 chromosome 5, ASM2559414v2, whole genome shotgun sequence:
- the LOC142546659 gene encoding uncharacterized protein LOC142546659, whose product MDKENAETHEISSYEQFREERIKENLERMQKLGIFDLSLNFKSLKKPIKNRPINRKTPLSSSPLPSSAPVRRSSRLQNSTPVNYTEAPVTKKAESLEVYDLLREKGSKPEFYMDEDEKLLGSTEMSWTLFVDGYGKDGKRIYDPVRGKTCHQCRQKTLGHRTHCSECNMVQGQFCGDCLYMRYGENVLEAIQNPNWICPVCRGICNCSLCRQAKGWPPTGPLYRKISGLGYKSVAHYLMQTRCSNPDSDKTSGMRVPVSAKRSLPFSDFDATPQKYDLSQLDRESSGMINPQPTLKNDFPCTESVKDHKDLSISKPEALCSSDEQETCTNKNFVASKTSLKSSKKRAQLEPSIDSIGGRLRQRRRENLNNSRTN is encoded by the exons ATGGACAAAGAGAATGCGGAGACGCACGAGATTTCAAGCTATGAGCAGTTCAGAGAAGAGAGAATCAAAGAAAACCTAGAGAGGATGCAGAAGCTTGGGATTTTCGACCTGTCTCTCAATTTCAAGTCCCTCAAGAAGCCCATTAAGAATCGGCCCATTAATCGGAAAACCCCTCTGAGCTCCTCCCCTTTGCCTTCTTCGGCCCCCGTCCGCCGCTCTTCTAG GCTACAGAACTCAACACCAGTTAACTACACAGAAGCACCTGTAACAAAGAAAGCAGAATCTTTGGAAGTTTATGACTTGCTGAGAGAGAAGGGGTCAAAGCCCGAGTTTTACATGGATGAAGATGAAAAATTGCTGGGTAGCACTGAAATGAGTTGGACCCTTTTTGTCGATGGATATGGAAAAGACGGGAAGCGAATTTATGATCCCGTTAGGGGAAAGACTTGTCACCAATGCCG GCAAAAAACCCTTGGACATCGAACACACTGCAGCGAATGCAACATGGTTCAGGGGCAGTTTTGTGGGGATTGCTTATATATGAG ATACGGAGAAAATGTGCTTGAAGCAATACAAAATCCTAACTGGATTTGCCCAGTCTGTCGTGGCATTTGCAACTGTAGTTTGTGCCGCCAAGCAAAAGGTTGGCCTCCAACTGGACCTCTTTACAGGAAG ATTTCAGGTCTTGGATACAAGTCAGTCGCACATTATCTCATGCAAACTCGATGTTCAAATCCAGATTCAGATAAGACCTCTGGTATGAGGGTTCCAGTTTCTGCTAAGAGATCGCTGCCTTTTTCGGACTTTGATGCAACACCGCAAAAGTATGATCTTTCTCAACTAGATAGGGAATCCTCAGGGATGATTAATCCTCAGCCGACCCTCAAGAATGATTTTCCCTGTACTGAATCCGTTAAGGATCATAAAGATTTATCAATTTCTAAGCCTGAAGCTCTCTGTAGCAGTGATGAGCAAGAAACATGCACGAACAAGAACTTTGTTGCATCTAAAACAAGTTTGAAATCCTCCAAGAAACGTGCACAACTGGAACCATCCATTGACAGCATCGGTGGAAGGTTGAGGCAAAGGCGTCGTGAGAACTTGAACAATTCTCGAACCAATTGA
- the LOC142546660 gene encoding B3 domain-containing protein Os03g0212300-like, translated as MSSFYKLLVTPDFDSQLRLPPQFVKDHAEILPRKATIRIESGESWIVKIERIGQHRFFTEGWEKFSRDVDLKVKQFMLFWFDGESGFRVSVYGMSGCERELSVLNTWGGSENSEHGDGQEDLTAKSVSGDEDDANIDEVRGFRARKQWRFRAELKKHHETELEVPGDFAKATGIAENGRIFLLTHPKSKKWPVFVTARRHDKDQSFAMTVGWNDFLVGSKVRIGSMILFEFLSNKDNIIIEAKVVKDGKKGLFSPKKRRGRPPNFSKF; from the exons ATGAGTTCTTTTTACAAGCTATTGGTCACCCCCGACTTCGATTCTCAGCTA AGATTACCGCCGCAGTTTGTAAAAGATCATGCAGAAATTTTGCCGAGGAAGGCCACGATAAGAATCGAATCGGGGGAGTCCTGGATCGTGAAGATCGAGAGAATCGGGCAGCACCGTTTCTTCACGGAGGGATGGGAGAAATTTTCTAGGGATGTTGATCTGAAAGTCAAGCAATTTATGCTCTTCTGGTTCGACGGAGAATCGGGATTCCGCGTCTCTGTATATGGGATGAGTGGCTGCGAGAGGGAGCTTAGTGTTCTCAATACATGGGGCGGGTCAGAAAATTCAGAACATG GAGATGGGCAAGAAGATTTGACCGCGAAATCTGTAAGTGGAGACGAAGATGATGCGAACATTGATGAAGTGCGAGGTTTTCGTGCTAGAAAACAATGGCGATTCCGCGCGGAATTAAAGAAACATCACGAGACCGAACTT GAAGTTCCCGGAGATTTCGCAAAGGCAACCGGAATCGCGGAAAACGGAAGAATTTTCTTGCTAACTCATCCGAAATCAAAGAAATGGCCAGTTTTTGTGACGGCTAGGAGACATGATAAGGATCAGAGCTTTGCTATGACTGTGGGGTGGAACGATTTCTTGGTTGGTAGTAAGGTGCGTATTGGAAGCATGATTTTGTTCGAATTCTTGTCGAACAAGgacaatatcataattgaaGCCAAGGTGGTAAAGGATGGGAAAAAGGGATTGTTTTCTCCTAAGAAGAGGAGAGGGAGGCCCCCAAATTTTAGCAAGTTTTGA
- the LOC142544795 gene encoding B3 domain-containing protein Os04g0386900-like: MQESDDLHAEQKLRKSSRGEQNTSCPIKRESRFVASSPKYRSDIDEGIEGTELKYSHRKQVQHQARDAKTRFKAYIRASAFMSEKANRKYPFFIVEMHPSYASVQCPSLNIPAAFNKELMLPHGKNSLILVCEGKTWPVNYIRGKVKATLTIGWRNFVEDNDIKVGDACVLEVVERINLTFNVVIFRG, translated from the exons atGCAAGAATCTGATGATTTGCATGCTGAACAAAAGTTGAGGAAATCATCTAGGGGAGAACAAAATACTTCATGTCCTATAAAAAGGGAGTCAAGATTCGTGGCTTCATCTCCAAAATATCGGTCTGATATTG ATGAAGGTATTGAAGGTACAGAATTAAAATACTCACACAGAAAGCAAGTACAACACCAGGCAAGGGATGCAAAAACCAGATTCAAAGCCTATATAAGGGCATCAGCTTTCATGTCCGAGAAGGCAAACCGAAAGTACCCATTCTTCATAGTGGAGATGCATCCATCTTATGCCAGTGTTCAGTGCCCCTCTTTG AATATTCCAGCAGCCTTTAACAAAGAATTAATGTTGCCTCACGGGAAAAATAGCTTGATCCTCGTTTGCGAAGGGAAGACATGGCCGGTGAATTACATTCGCGGAAAAGTAAAAGCCACCCTCACTATCGGGTGGAGAAATTTCGTTGAGGACAATGATATTAAAGTAGGCGATGCTTGTGTGTTAGAAGTAGTTGAGAGGATCAACCTCACATTTAACGTCGTCATTTTTCGTGGTTGA